Proteins encoded together in one Anguilla anguilla isolate fAngAng1 chromosome 9, fAngAng1.pri, whole genome shotgun sequence window:
- the smyd4 gene encoding SET and MYND domain-containing protein 4, translating into MDLPCLEWHEHVEQKWKRLSIDQKKAFSTLSEVDAIFAFGQSLLNCRDLQVLCGLSEGFQVQKNPQSAGTFRERGNLSFKARDYAAAVSHYSKGVCHAAQGGEELSLCLANRSAALFHLSLYQECLQDISRALGQGYPSHLQQKLLDRKAQCLKRLGQRAQDKEHDIDSNVKSISTEQRLPQAYGPGMVSCASPAVSLQFSPSKGRHLLAAEDIAAGDVVLEERAFSCVLIPGGSPVARPEKDRYMEVRDGGINTEDQHCHHCLRHTLSPVPCQGCSYARYCGERCQRDAWEGHHRWECPVGGELRAAGVLAHLALRVALRAGLEEVQKARGNGAHPSPVPVLEPANENVSKKEVEKEKGNEEVTHGNEMSNIPEVLQLGMGTSGGPESCNGTLIQGCDPTGRYQGNSYLCIHHLLPHLSGHEPGLRFLCAVTMATLCLRLQEVGPLPAAWGRGTLLGDERGSQSQSPEESGGGTPELSMLGATALRHMLQLRCNAQAVTMLKDKGSPGSAVQSIQEVRVATAIFPTLSMLNHSCSPNTGVSFGADPAPGRGVAVTLRATGAVGAGQELLHCYGPHYTRMPVRERQRLLQEQYFFLCQCTACCQELGSEVKVQGAAATPELHCVQCGSALQGGEDGYVCSRSSCDFQLSQADLAHRLQGLRAELDQAERLIERDRPDDALRRLQAASGQASRFLPETHPLRGELADTSARAHAATGDWRQAAAQLRRSVAAVRAQYGRESVELGRQLFKLAQLHFNGGEPQPALSVIPKARRLLSLHCSPSCEELEELQAMEDCLQGVL; encoded by the exons ATGGATCTTCCGTGCCTTGAATGGCATGAGCACGTTGAACAGAAATGGAAACGGCTGTCCATTGACCAAAAGAAGGCTTTCTCCACTCTGTCAGAAGTAGATGCCATATTCGCCTTTGGACAGTCACTGCTGAA CTGTAGAGACTTGCAGGTCCTGTGTGGTCTCTCAGAAGGCTTCCAGGTGCAAAAGAATCCGCAGAGCGCTGGCACATTCAGAGAGCGGGGAAACTTGAGCTTCAAGGCACGGGACTACGCTGCAGCTGTTTCGCATTATTCCAAG GGTGTGTGCCATGCTGCACAGGGTGGAGAGGAGTTATCACTCTGTTTGGCCAACCGTTCTGCTGCCCTCTTTCACCTCTCCCTCTACCAG GAGTGTCTTCAGGATATCAGTCGGGCACTTGGCCAGGGCTACCCCAGTCACTTACAGCAGAAATTGCTGGACAGGAAGGCCCAGTGCCTGAAACGCCTGGGGCAAAGAGCTCAGGACAAGGAGCACGACATCGATAGCAATGTCAAATCCATTAGCACTGAGCAACGGCTGCCACAGGCTTATGGGCCTGGGATGGTCTCTTGTGCATCCCCTGCAGTGTCTCTCCAGTTCAGCCCCAGCAAAGGGCGCCACCTGTTGGCCGCAGAGGATATAGCGGCTGGCGATGTGGTGCTGGAGGAGAGGGCGTTTAGCTGCGTCCTGATTCCTGGTGGCTCTCCCGTCGCCAGGCCAGAGAAGGACAGATACATGGAggtgagggatggagggattAACACGGAGGATCAGCACTGCCACCACTGTCTGCGCCACACTTTGAGCCCTGTGCCCTGCCAGGGCTGCAGCTATGCCCGGTACTGTGGGGAGCGATGCCAGCGGGATGCTTGGGAAGGGCACCACCGCTGGGAGTGCCCGGTTGGAGGGGAACTGAGGGCTGCTGGTGTCCTGGCTCACCTAGCACTGAGGGTGGCCTTGAGGGCGGGACTGGAGGAAGTCCAGAAGGCCAGGGGCAATGGAGCCCACCCAAGCCCTGTTCCAGTTCTAGAGCCAGCCAATGAAAATGTCAGCAAGAAGGAAGTCGAGAAAGAAAAGGGCAATGAGGAGGTTACCCACGGCAACGAGATGTCGAACATACCAGAGGTTTTACAGCTGGGGATGGGTACTAGTGGAGGTCCTGAGTCTTGTAACGGCACCCTAATTCAGGGCTGTGACCCGACTGGCCGTTACCAGGGCAACTCCTACCTTTGCATCCATCACCTGCTCCCGCACCTGTCCGGGCACGAGCCGGGCCTGCGCTTTCTGTGCGCGGTCACCATGGCGACCCTGTGCCTGAGACTTCAGGAGGTGGGACCGCTTCCTGCAGCGTGGGGGAGAGGGACTCTCCTGGGCGATGAGCGGGGCAGCCAATCGCAGAGCCCGGAGGAGAGCGGGGGCGGGACTCCAGagctgagcatgctgggagcgACCGCACTGAGACACATGCTACAGCTGAGGTGCAACGCCCAGGCAGTGACCATGCTTAAAGATAAAG GTTCGCCGGGCTCAGCGGTGCAGTCCATCCAGGAAGTGCGCGTTGCCACGGCGATCTTCCCCACCCTCAGCATGCTGAACCACTCCTGCAGTCCCAACACCGGCGTCTCGTTCGGGGCGGACCCAGCCCCCGGCCGCGGCGTCGCCGTCACGCTCCGCGCCACTGGAGCGGTCGGCGCCGGGCAGGAGCTGCTGCACTGCTATG GCCCTCACTATACCAGGATGCCCGTGAGAGAGCGGCAGAGACTCCTGCAGGAGCAGTACTTCTTTCTGTGTCAGTGCACTGCCTGCTGCCAGGAActagggtcagaggtcaaagttcagggTGCAGCCGCCACCCCAGAACTCCATTGCGTGCAGTGTGGATCCGCCCTGCAG GGTGGAGAGGATGGATACGTCTGCTCCCGGTCCTCCTGTGACTTCCAGCTGTCCCAGGCTGACCTGGCCCACAGACTGCAGGGCCTGCGGGCGGAACTGGACCAGGCAGAGCGGCTCATTGAGAGGGACAGGCCAG ATGACGCACTCAGGAGGCTGCAGGCAGCCAGCGGTCAAGCCAGCCGCTTCCTGCCAGAGACCCACCCACTGCGGGGAGAGCTGGCCGACACGTCGGCGCGGGCGCACGCCGCCACGG GTGACTGGCGCCAAGCGGCAGCTCAGCTGAGACGCAGCGTGGCGGCCGTGCGCGCCCAGTACGGGCGCGAGAGCGTGGAACTGGGGCGCCAGCTCTTCAAACTGGCGCAGCTGCACTTCAACGG TGGGGAGCCCCAGCCAGCCCTCTCTGTCATTCCCAAGGCTCGGCgcctcctctccctgcactgCAGTCCCTCCtgtgaggagctggaggagctgcaggccaTGGAGGACTGcctgcagggggtgctgtgA
- the serpinf1 gene encoding pigment epithelium-derived factor has protein sequence MKRMSMLLCLGVLFSLSHAQLSEPEEDGAEEPVELFTTPKTKMAAATSDFGYNLFRQLASRDPPASFLLSPITISAALTQLSMGASPEAEKQLYRVLRYHSLQDSQLHDTLRDLLSSIRAPGKGLSAASRVYLERKMRLKLEYLNAVEKQYGVRPKALMGGARDQKEINDWVKQQTGTKVDHFLMSSLPRNPGVVPVGAAYFKGQWVTRFSNSGKMENFQVDGAPATQVPTMQQDRYPVRLGFDTDLGCTVAQVAMQGGLSMVFFLPDDVTKNMSLIEESLTAEFVQDLYNTLHSVQVDLTLPVFKLEYSSDVLPLLSDMGLSEWLAQTDLEKITTQAAKVSSVHQKAVMETGPEGSLSAGSAPASDGQLLPLSFNVNRPFIFLVRDDPSGALLLIGKVLNPRDLA, from the exons TCTGAGCCAGAAGAGGATGGCGCAGAAGAGCCAGTGGAGCTGTTTACCACACCCAAAACCAAGATGGCTGCCGCCACCTCTGACTTTGGCTACAACCTGTTCCGGCAACTGGCCTCACGCGACCCGCCAGCCAGCTTCCTCCTTTCCCCCATCACCATCTCCGCTGCTCTCACACAACTCTCCATGG GAGCCTCCCCCGAGGCGGAGAAGCAGCTTTACCGCGTGCTGCGCTACCACAGCCTGCAGGACAGCCAGCTGCACGACACGCTGAGAGACCTCCTGTCCTCCATCCGCGCCCCGGGGAAGGGCCTGAGCGCCGCCTCCCGCGTCTACCTGGAGAGGA AGATGCGTCTCAAGCTGGAGTACTTGAACGCGGTGGAGAAGCAGTATGGGGTGAGGCCCAAGGCGCTGATGGGCGGAGCCCGCGACCAGAAGGAGATCAACGATTGGGTCAAGCAGCAGACAGGCACCAAGGTGGACCACTTCCTGATGTCATCCCTCCCCCGGAATCCGGGCGTGGTACCTGTGGGAGCCGCTTACTTCAAAG GTCAATGGGTGACCCGGTTTAGCAACTCTGGAAAGATGGAGAACTTCCAGGTGGACGGAGCACCAGCAACTCAAGTTCCCACGATGCAACAGGACAGGTACCCagtcaggctgggctttgacaCAGACCTTGGATGCACA GTTGCCCAAGTGGCCATGCAGGGGGGCCTAAGCATGGTCTTCTTCCTGCCTGATGACGTCACAAAGAACATGAGCCTGATAGAGGAGAGCCTGACGGCCGAGTTTGTGCAGGACCTTTACAACACGCTCCACTCCGTTCAGGTCGACCTCACTCTCCCCGTTTTCAAGCTCGAGTATTCCTCCGACGTGCTCCCTCTCCTGTCCGACATGG gTCTATCAGAGTGGCTGGCCCAGACGGACCTGGAGAAGATCACTACCCAGGCGGCCAAGGTCAGCAGCGTGCACCAGAAAGCCGTCATGGAGACCGGCCCCGAGGGCAGCCTGTccgccggctccgcccccgcctccgACGGCCAATTGCTGCCCCTGAGCTTCAACGTGAACCGCCCTTTCATCTTCCTGGTGCGGGACGACCCCTCGGGGGCGCTCCTGCTCATCGGGAAGGTGCTGAACCCGCGGGACCTGGCCTGA